A genomic stretch from Desulfofalx alkaliphila DSM 12257 includes:
- a CDS encoding methyl-accepting chemotaxis protein has translation MFFKKPVADNSVGRRMSDCRADFVSAITTFSLAHTELICFLAMLKVEEINEKSSEVASTSQEMASMTEEVSASIQQINSSMEQVMLSTEESINKINELNTIGDHAKSVLNEMVENANQLSNQIKHIDSISQNVSDIADQTNLLALNAAIEAARAGDAGRGFNVVAEEVRKLAGQTKEAVSNVKQTSDEMNTQFSTTGDNISNVQKSFEQYLENSNSVANTIRDITAQFDESGKMVESITGAMEEQAAMAENLADISDALEKNSKYISEMLAHEGDYLCSIVNPHLEISDDDSLSTKLAGLLVHHANFLRKVMSEAGQGLEVPNHHECALGKWYDANRDKYSNNKAFVAVEEPHIRVHQAGKKLSMARKSEHTEELMHASADMLKAFIEMHNSLTN, from the coding sequence ATGTTTTTTAAAAAACCAGTTGCTGACAACAGTGTGGGGAGACGGATGTCAGACTGCCGTGCAGATTTTGTTTCTGCCATTACCACCTTTTCTCTGGCGCACACAGAGCTAATCTGTTTTTTGGCCATGCTCAAGGTGGAAGAAATAAATGAAAAGTCATCTGAAGTGGCATCCACCAGTCAAGAAATGGCTTCCATGACAGAAGAAGTTTCGGCCTCAATACAACAAATTAATAGCTCCATGGAGCAAGTTATGTTAAGTACAGAGGAAAGCATAAATAAAATCAATGAGTTAAACACAATCGGCGACCATGCTAAATCAGTGTTAAACGAAATGGTGGAAAACGCCAATCAGTTAAGCAATCAAATAAAACATATAGACAGCATCAGTCAAAATGTATCAGACATTGCGGATCAAACTAACTTGCTGGCCCTAAATGCTGCCATTGAAGCTGCCCGCGCCGGAGATGCCGGCCGGGGGTTTAATGTGGTGGCCGAAGAAGTGCGTAAATTGGCCGGCCAAACCAAGGAAGCCGTCAGTAATGTTAAGCAGACCTCTGATGAAATGAACACCCAATTTTCCACCACAGGCGACAACATTTCAAATGTACAGAAATCCTTTGAGCAGTATTTAGAAAACTCTAACAGTGTAGCTAATACCATTAGAGATATAACAGCACAATTTGATGAGTCCGGAAAGATGGTCGAAAGTATCACCGGCGCCATGGAAGAACAGGCTGCCATGGCCGAAAATTTAGCCGACATATCAGATGCGCTGGAAAAAAACTCTAAGTATATCAGTGAAATGCTGGCCCATGAGGGCGATTATCTCTGCAGCATTGTAAACCCGCACCTGGAAATTTCAGATGACGATTCCCTTTCTACCAAACTTGCCGGCTTATTAGTACACCATGCAAACTTCCTAAGAAAAGTCATGTCCGAAGCAGGCCAAGGGCTCGAGGTGCCCAATCACCACGAGTGTGCCCTGGGTAAGTGGTATGATGCCAACAGGGATAAGTACAGTAACAATAAGGCCTTTGTGGCAGTGGAAGAGCCCCATATAAGGGTACACCAAGCCGGCAAAAAGCTTTCAATGGCTCGCAAGTCCGAACATACAGAGGAATTGATGCATGCATCGGCAGATATGTTAAAGGCTTTTATTGAGATGCACAACAGTCTTACAAATTAA
- the spoIIAA gene encoding anti-sigma F factor antagonist: MYWKHELEENTLFVRLSGEFDIAVADKLRADLDNILDQSQVRHMIFNLADVNYIDSSGLGVILGRYKRLNKQGGKVAFVSPQPQVRRVLELSGLLTIISEYSDEDEALRKIG; this comes from the coding sequence ATGTATTGGAAACATGAACTGGAGGAGAATACTCTTTTTGTCAGATTGTCCGGTGAGTTTGATATTGCCGTTGCCGATAAGTTGAGGGCTGATTTAGACAATATACTGGACCAATCCCAGGTAAGGCATATGATTTTCAATCTTGCTGACGTAAACTATATTGACAGTTCCGGGCTGGGTGTGATTCTGGGTCGCTACAAAAGATTAAATAAGCAGGGTGGAAAAGTGGCCTTTGTCAGCCCACAACCCCAGGTGAGAAGGGTATTAGAACTTTCGGGTTTACTAACCATAATCAGTGAATATAGCGATGAGGATGAGGCTTTGAGGAAAATCGGGTAA
- the spoIIAB gene encoding anti-sigma F factor: protein MRLINQFRLQFKSTVDNVAFARVAVAAFASQQDYTLNDLEEIKVAVSEAVTNAIVHGYGGDEEQEVELRVSLTEDGIEISISDTGRGIEDINTALQPAYSSDPERMGLGFVFMQSFMDKFQVESTPGEGTTVLLFKKVNYISDGPEN from the coding sequence TTGAGACTAATTAATCAGTTTAGATTACAGTTTAAAAGTACTGTAGACAATGTGGCCTTTGCCCGGGTGGCGGTGGCAGCCTTTGCCTCCCAACAGGACTATACGCTAAATGATCTGGAAGAGATAAAAGTTGCAGTTTCCGAGGCAGTAACAAATGCTATTGTGCACGGCTACGGGGGGGATGAAGAGCAAGAGGTAGAGCTTAGGGTGTCACTGACAGAAGACGGTATTGAAATAAGTATATCCGATACGGGAAGGGGCATTGAAGATATAAATACGGCACTGCAACCGGCCTATTCCTCTGATCCGGAGAGAATGGGCTTGGGTTTTGTTTTTATGCAGTCTTTTATGGATAAATTCCAAGTTGAATCTACGCCCGGTGAAGGCACAACGGTTCTCCTATTTAAAAAAGTAAATTATATTTCCGATGGCCCGGAAAATTAA
- the sigF gene encoding RNA polymerase sporulation sigma factor SigF, producing the protein MSGRLLEMNLPRFPLLKDEEMRKLIKRAQSGDSEARDRLVNCNLKLVFNLVHRFQNRGYELEDLFQIGTIGLMKAIDKFDLTYDVKFSTYAVPMIVGEIRRFLRDDNPVKVSRSLKEAAYRIQVTKDRLTAKMGREPNIGEIAEELGCTREEVVTALEASQAPTSIYETLHQDDGDPIYILDQLKSDDDGDSPWLDHLAVKEMLIKLPERDRKIILWRFFEDLTQSEVARRLDLSQVQVSRLERQALKKLRQLAANN; encoded by the coding sequence ATGAGCGGAAGACTGCTGGAAATGAACCTGCCCCGTTTTCCCCTATTGAAAGATGAAGAGATGCGCAAATTAATAAAGAGAGCCCAATCGGGGGATAGTGAAGCCAGAGACAGGCTGGTTAATTGTAACTTAAAATTGGTTTTTAACCTGGTACATCGGTTTCAAAACCGTGGCTATGAACTGGAAGACCTTTTTCAAATAGGAACAATTGGGTTAATGAAAGCAATAGACAAGTTTGATTTAACCTATGACGTCAAGTTTTCTACCTACGCCGTGCCCATGATAGTTGGGGAAATAAGGCGTTTCTTGCGTGATGATAATCCGGTTAAGGTAAGCAGATCGCTAAAGGAAGCGGCTTACCGTATTCAGGTTACCAAAGATCGCCTGACTGCTAAAATGGGTAGGGAACCGAATATTGGGGAAATAGCGGAAGAGCTTGGCTGTACCCGGGAAGAGGTGGTCACTGCACTGGAAGCCTCACAAGCCCCCACCTCAATTTATGAGACCCTGCATCAAGACGATGGCGACCCCATCTATATCTTAGACCAGCTAAAAAGTGATGATGATGGGGACAGCCCCTGGTTAGACCACCTGGCGGTGAAGGAGATGTTAATAAAGCTGCCTGAACGGGACAGAAAAATTATTTTGTGGCGTTTCTTTGAGGATTTAACCCAATCAGAGGTTGCCCGACGTCTGGACCTATCTCAGGTGCAAGTATCAAGATTGGAAAGGCAGGCACTAAAAAAACTTCGCCAGCTGGCGGCAAATAATTAG
- a CDS encoding uracil-xanthine permease family protein, whose product MAGIKLKYGLDEKPPLIDSLLYGLLWFAISLPTVIIVGKVVAGLHFGDLGTQVHYMQKLFFLVAVSLLIQIFLGHKLPLVVGPATVLLVAIVAGQNSTIEDIYSAIMLGGAILALLSITGLFAKLEKLFTSRVVAAILILIALTLTPTILNLILTVPQAGMELFHLCFALIFIMGMFLANKLLTGIWKSTLIVWALIAGSLIYLAFVPQYEWVGSFEYNTFSNFLRGTEFSFSLDLGVLISFLICFLALSINDLGSIQSVGKLINPSNMSKRITVGIAVTGLSNMLAGFLNVIGTVNFSLSTGIIAANGIASRFTLVPAAIGLLVISFLPKLVAFLGNIPVLIIGIVLLYIMCSQIAAGLIVAFGSKTFTFEDGLIIGLPLMLGIIVSFLPSHALKVFPPLLIPILGNGFVIGTLAVLFMEHVIYRHK is encoded by the coding sequence TTGGCCGGTATTAAACTAAAGTATGGTTTAGATGAAAAGCCTCCCTTAATAGACAGCCTCTTATATGGCTTACTGTGGTTTGCCATCAGCTTACCGACGGTGATTATAGTGGGCAAGGTGGTGGCAGGATTACATTTCGGTGACCTCGGAACCCAAGTTCACTATATGCAAAAATTATTTTTTCTGGTTGCTGTCAGCTTGTTAATACAAATCTTCTTAGGACATAAATTACCCTTGGTTGTCGGTCCGGCAACCGTTTTATTAGTAGCAATCGTTGCCGGCCAAAATAGCACCATTGAAGATATTTATTCTGCCATTATGCTGGGGGGAGCTATTTTAGCACTGCTGAGTATTACCGGTTTATTCGCTAAGTTAGAAAAACTATTTACATCCAGGGTGGTTGCTGCCATTTTGATTTTAATTGCCCTCACCCTGACACCCACCATCTTAAATTTGATCTTAACGGTACCCCAGGCCGGCATGGAGCTTTTTCACCTCTGTTTTGCCTTGATATTTATAATGGGAATGTTTTTGGCTAACAAGTTATTAACGGGCATCTGGAAATCCACCTTAATTGTTTGGGCTTTGATTGCGGGCAGTTTAATTTACTTGGCTTTTGTGCCCCAATATGAATGGGTGGGTAGCTTTGAGTATAATACTTTCTCTAACTTTTTAAGGGGAACAGAATTTAGCTTTTCTTTAGATCTTGGGGTGCTAATTTCCTTTTTAATTTGCTTTTTAGCCCTTTCAATAAATGACCTGGGCTCTATCCAATCCGTTGGAAAGTTAATTAACCCTTCCAACATGAGTAAGAGAATTACAGTGGGGATTGCTGTGACCGGTTTATCCAATATGCTGGCGGGTTTTTTAAATGTGATTGGCACTGTCAACTTCTCCCTAAGCACAGGAATTATTGCAGCCAATGGCATCGCCTCCCGTTTTACCCTGGTTCCTGCGGCCATTGGACTTTTGGTAATCTCCTTTTTACCAAAGCTTGTTGCTTTTCTAGGAAACATACCTGTCTTAATCATAGGCATAGTCTTATTGTATATCATGTGTTCTCAGATTGCTGCAGGCCTAATTGTAGCCTTTGGCAGCAAAACTTTTACCTTTGAGGATGGCTTAATAATCGGTCTGCCTTTGATGTTGGGGATTATAGTGTCTTTTCTGCCAAGCCATGCCCTTAAGGTCTTTCCCCCTTTATTAATACCCATCCTTGGTAATGGCTTTGTAATAGGGACCCTGGCTGTGCTTTTTATGGAGCATGTAATTTACCGTCATAAGTAG
- a CDS encoding dodecin family protein — MHHSFVIELSGESPDGWRSAVQSAVTEASKSFDNITGVEITSLKAKVEHGRLTGYKANMKISYSE; from the coding sequence ATGCACCATTCATTTGTCATTGAATTAAGTGGGGAATCCCCTGACGGCTGGCGTTCCGCTGTGCAAAGTGCCGTTACAGAGGCCAGTAAAAGCTTTGACAATATTACCGGTGTAGAAATTACCAGCCTAAAGGCAAAGGTTGAACATGGCCGCCTAACAGGGTACAAAGCCAACATGAAGATTTCATATTCTGAGTAA
- a CDS encoding stage V sporulation protein AE: MADKKRVILITDGDRIAKEAVETAAKNIGARCISCSWGNPTRLTGEQLSKEIMRAPHDPVVVMLDDRGFHGEGPGESALRYIAEHPDIEVLGVVAVASNTEGVEGVVVDQSITNDGEIIEGPVDKDGFRCPGNGTMHGDTIEILKELDFPVVIGIGDIGKMCGYDDVCYGAPVTTKALQEVLNRSGYGGDRIGK; encoded by the coding sequence TTGGCGGACAAAAAAAGAGTTATTCTGATTACAGACGGTGACAGAATAGCAAAGGAAGCAGTGGAAACTGCCGCCAAAAACATCGGTGCCCGGTGTATCTCTTGCTCGTGGGGCAATCCCACCAGATTAACAGGTGAACAACTGTCTAAAGAAATAATGCGTGCGCCCCATGATCCTGTGGTGGTAATGCTGGATGACAGGGGCTTTCATGGGGAAGGCCCCGGTGAAAGCGCCCTGCGCTATATAGCAGAGCATCCGGATATAGAGGTTTTGGGGGTGGTGGCGGTGGCCTCCAACACTGAAGGGGTGGAAGGTGTGGTGGTGGATCAATCCATCACCAATGACGGAGAAATAATAGAGGGTCCGGTAGATAAAGACGGCTTTAGGTGTCCGGGGAATGGTACCATGCACGGTGATACAATTGAAATACTAAAAGAGCTGGATTTTCCGGTGGTAATTGGCATTGGCGATATTGGCAAAATGTGCGGTTACGATGATGTTTGTTACGGAGCGCCGGTCACAACAAAAGCGCTGCAGGAAGTTTTAAACAGGAGTGGTTATGGTGGCGACAGAATCGGTAAATAA
- a CDS encoding spore germination protein, protein MVATESVNKEVRLAKNIDINIKVLNEKLGVDKSYDVICRKMSVAGKKIALYYINGMVKDEIMALILRNLDELQRKDIAVNTLEKLLSAHINHVQVQSEDEIDTIILNIMSGPLALLVDGEDKALVLDVRNYPGRMPEEPDLEKVVRGSRDGFVETLLFNSCLIRRRIRDPRLRFEVMQSGVRSKTDIVIGYIEEVANPDTVEEIKERLGAIKIDGLPMAEKAVEELITPGSYWNPFPKVRYTERPDVAAVHLLEGRVLVLVDTSPSVIIAPCTLWDHMQHVEEFRQNPTVGIYVRWVRYVGIIVSVFLLPLWFLFAVQPQLLPPALKFIGPSEVGKIPLFVQFLMAELAVDWIRMAAIHTPAPLTTSLGIVAAILIGDMAVEIGLFNAEVVLYTAVAMIGLFLTPSYELSWANRLVRLFLLLAVAALGLPGLIIAMLIVTVYLIKTKSFGIPYLWPVIPFNFKFIKTIFLRTPVSVQNTRPSILKPKQWKRQEKGKRNEQ, encoded by the coding sequence ATGGTGGCGACAGAATCGGTAAATAAGGAGGTCCGACTGGCAAAAAATATCGACATAAATATTAAGGTATTAAATGAGAAGTTGGGTGTGGACAAAAGCTACGATGTTATTTGCCGAAAAATGTCGGTGGCCGGTAAAAAAATTGCCCTCTATTATATCAACGGTATGGTTAAGGACGAGATTATGGCGCTTATACTGCGCAATCTTGATGAACTACAGCGTAAGGATATTGCCGTTAATACACTGGAAAAGTTGCTGAGCGCCCATATTAATCATGTTCAGGTACAATCAGAAGACGAAATTGATACCATTATCTTAAATATCATGTCAGGTCCCCTGGCGCTGCTGGTTGACGGGGAAGATAAGGCACTGGTACTTGATGTGCGCAACTATCCTGGGCGCATGCCGGAAGAGCCGGATTTGGAGAAGGTGGTGCGTGGTTCCCGGGACGGGTTTGTAGAAACCCTGCTTTTTAATTCCTGTTTAATTAGACGCCGTATTCGGGACCCCAGACTTCGCTTTGAGGTAATGCAAAGCGGTGTGCGTTCTAAAACGGATATTGTAATTGGCTACATAGAAGAGGTGGCCAACCCGGATACCGTTGAGGAGATTAAAGAACGCCTTGGGGCCATTAAGATTGACGGTTTGCCCATGGCTGAAAAGGCGGTGGAGGAACTAATTACCCCGGGCAGTTACTGGAATCCTTTTCCGAAGGTGCGCTATACTGAACGCCCCGATGTGGCAGCTGTGCATCTGCTGGAAGGAAGGGTGCTGGTTTTGGTGGATACCTCCCCCAGTGTAATCATCGCACCCTGTACACTGTGGGATCACATGCAGCATGTTGAAGAATTTCGACAAAACCCCACCGTCGGTATATATGTACGGTGGGTAAGGTATGTGGGAATTATAGTATCTGTGTTTTTGTTGCCCCTTTGGTTTTTGTTTGCCGTCCAACCGCAATTATTGCCCCCGGCACTAAAATTTATAGGGCCCAGCGAGGTCGGTAAAATACCCTTGTTTGTGCAGTTTTTAATGGCAGAGCTGGCTGTTGATTGGATAAGAATGGCAGCTATCCATACCCCTGCACCCTTAACCACCTCGCTGGGTATTGTGGCCGCCATATTAATTGGTGATATGGCAGTTGAAATAGGACTGTTTAATGCTGAAGTGGTATTATACACTGCGGTGGCAATGATTGGCCTCTTCCTCACCCCCAGCTATGAACTGTCTTGGGCCAATCGTTTAGTGCGCTTGTTTTTGTTGCTTGCGGTGGCGGCGCTGGGTTTGCCGGGGCTAATTATTGCCATGTTAATAGTAACGGTATATTTAATCAAAACCAAGTCCTTTGGCATTCCCTACCTATGGCCGGTTATTCCCTTTAATTTCAAATTTATAAAAACAATATTTTTACGCACCCCGGTATCAGTACAGAATACCCGGC